A stretch of Anaeromyxobacter dehalogenans 2CP-1 DNA encodes these proteins:
- a CDS encoding bacteriohemerythrin, whose product MIAWTPDLAVGIEEIDAQHQELFRRAERFVSSLGQTSRQEVGILLSYLRLYCVTHFGAEESWMREVEYPGYAQHKAEHDGFVASLMALSDEHEKRGGPGLQATRVSTFVERWLQDHVTSTDVAFARFVLSRSE is encoded by the coding sequence ATGATCGCGTGGACGCCGGACCTGGCGGTCGGGATCGAGGAGATCGACGCGCAGCACCAGGAGCTGTTCCGCCGCGCCGAGCGCTTCGTGTCCAGCCTGGGCCAGACCTCGCGCCAGGAGGTCGGCATCCTGCTCTCGTACCTGCGCCTCTATTGCGTGACGCACTTCGGGGCCGAGGAGTCCTGGATGCGGGAGGTGGAGTACCCGGGCTACGCGCAGCACAAGGCGGAGCACGACGGCTTCGTGGCGAGCCTGATGGCGCTCTCCGACGAGCACGAGAAGCGCGGCGGGCCGGGGCTGCAGGCGACGCGCGTCTCCACGTTCGTGGAGCGCTGGCTGCAGGACCACGTCACCAGCACCGACGTCGCGTTCGCGAGGTTCGTGCTGTCGCGGTCGGAGTAG
- a CDS encoding glycosyltransferase family 4 protein, with protein MRRGRLSIAYVHYGSQSGVTAAIAAALGERGHELRLVAATGDLEPRDPGTRRLRPAPPVIAHLALAAARYGRLALRHRWNTTYAWDRHASRAGERLRALAPAPDLVLQNGALFAPGLPPPLPYALLLDHTRALAQASPPWPAAGLAAPVDYGPGWRARETAVYRGARVIATFSANVARSLVRDYGVDRARIAVVGAGANVFPAEAPRRDDGRTLLFVGKDFRRKGGPILLEAFARLRRRRPRARLLVAGPREVPGLPEGAFHLGPVATEELPALLAQATALVLPTLREPFGIAFLDAMACGVPCVGTRIEAVPEIVAEGETGVLVPPGDAVALAGALERLLDDPQGARAMGARGRARVAERFTWARVAARLERALLRATGGDAPGPRAPRRARSVPPIRAVPPPAPHEAVLTLH; from the coding sequence ATGCGCAGAGGGCGGCTCTCGATCGCGTACGTCCATTACGGGTCCCAGAGCGGGGTGACCGCGGCCATCGCCGCGGCGCTCGGGGAGCGGGGGCACGAGCTGCGGCTGGTCGCGGCGACCGGCGACCTCGAGCCGCGCGACCCCGGCACGCGAAGGCTCCGCCCCGCGCCGCCGGTGATCGCACACCTGGCGCTGGCCGCGGCGCGCTACGGCCGCCTCGCGCTCCGGCACCGGTGGAACACGACCTACGCCTGGGATCGCCACGCGTCCCGCGCCGGCGAGCGCCTGCGCGCGCTCGCGCCGGCGCCGGACCTGGTGCTCCAGAACGGCGCGCTGTTCGCGCCCGGCCTGCCGCCGCCGCTCCCCTACGCGCTGCTCCTCGACCACACCCGCGCGCTGGCGCAGGCGAGCCCGCCCTGGCCGGCCGCCGGCCTGGCGGCGCCGGTGGACTACGGGCCCGGCTGGCGGGCGCGCGAGACGGCCGTGTACCGGGGCGCGCGCGTGATCGCGACGTTCTCGGCGAACGTGGCCCGCTCGCTGGTGCGGGACTACGGCGTGGACCGCGCGCGCATCGCGGTGGTGGGCGCCGGCGCGAACGTGTTCCCGGCCGAGGCGCCCCGGCGCGACGACGGCCGCACGCTCCTGTTCGTGGGCAAGGACTTCCGGCGCAAGGGCGGCCCCATCCTGCTCGAGGCGTTCGCGCGCCTCCGCCGCCGCCGGCCGCGCGCGCGGCTGCTGGTGGCCGGGCCGCGCGAGGTGCCGGGGCTGCCCGAGGGCGCCTTCCACCTCGGGCCGGTCGCCACCGAGGAGCTGCCCGCCCTGCTCGCCCAGGCCACCGCGCTCGTGCTGCCCACGCTGCGCGAGCCGTTCGGGATCGCGTTCCTCGACGCGATGGCGTGCGGGGTGCCGTGCGTGGGCACGCGCATCGAGGCGGTGCCCGAGATCGTGGCCGAGGGCGAGACGGGGGTGCTCGTACCCCCCGGCGATGCCGTCGCGCTGGCCGGCGCCCTGGAGCGGCTCCTCGACGACCCGCAGGGCGCGCGGGCCATGGGCGCGCGCGGCCGCGCGCGGGTGGCGGAGCGCTTCACCTGGGCACGCGTCGCGGCGCGGCTGGAGCGCGCGCTCCTCCGGGCCACCGGCGGCGACGCGCCCGGCCCGCGTGCGCCCCGCCGGGCGCGGAGCGTGCCTCCCATCCGCGCGGTGCCGCCGCCCGCGCCGCATGAGGCCGTTCTCACCCTGCACTGA
- a CDS encoding serine/threonine-protein kinase — protein MSGSGMSAPATFEPATLVGTCLDGRYELTGHLATGGMGAVFQARHVHLRKDLAVKVLRPELSASPDLVERFRREAEIASALQHDHIVHVTDFGRTEEGWLFLAMELLTGESLFDRLRREGALAPAAAVPVLWQICAGLGAAHAMGVVHRDLKPENVFLARTASGREVAKILDFGIAKMTDPSSGCATQAGMVVGTPEYLAPEQATGGAVDARADLYAVGLIAWRMLAGHHPFTAPDARGLLMKQATAPVPPLAGARPELAAWPELVAVVARACEKEPAARPASAAELGEALAAALGPAFALPPGATPAPSPPPLASAEFELVAPETLTPAVAPPRTLTLPGASAFAVPGPLDRVRARAAGALSRAAGALAWARTAARPALDALGRRAAASARAHPRRAAAVAGAGLLALALAGGIAWARARPAAEARAHLAAGRPAEARSALEAALRRRPDDPELLLLHGRALHRLPGRAADGVEAYQAAREAGVLDAEARSDLARDLGGERSLADRAARLLRDEGARAVPVLAGAAAAGTGVQRLRALAVLRDLGAEEEVERQAAYGALLSDPECDVRRAAARRLGELADPAALPRLREAAAARTERRGLFGLTSTRVPVCGAPEAAEAVRRIEAAQ, from the coding sequence TTGTCCGGATCCGGAATGTCCGCCCCCGCCACCTTCGAGCCGGCGACGCTCGTCGGCACCTGCCTCGACGGTCGGTACGAGCTGACCGGCCACCTGGCCACCGGCGGCATGGGCGCGGTGTTCCAGGCCCGGCACGTCCACCTGCGCAAGGACCTGGCGGTGAAGGTGCTCCGGCCGGAGCTGTCGGCCTCGCCGGACCTGGTGGAGCGGTTCCGGCGCGAGGCGGAGATCGCGAGCGCGCTCCAGCACGACCACATCGTGCACGTCACCGACTTCGGCCGGACCGAGGAGGGCTGGCTGTTCCTCGCCATGGAGCTGCTCACCGGCGAGAGCCTGTTCGACCGGCTCCGGCGCGAGGGCGCGCTCGCGCCCGCGGCGGCGGTGCCGGTGCTGTGGCAGATCTGCGCCGGCCTCGGCGCCGCCCACGCCATGGGCGTCGTGCACCGCGACCTGAAGCCGGAGAACGTGTTCCTGGCGCGGACCGCGAGCGGCCGCGAGGTGGCGAAGATCCTCGACTTCGGCATCGCCAAGATGACCGATCCGAGCTCCGGCTGCGCCACGCAGGCCGGCATGGTGGTGGGCACGCCCGAGTACCTCGCCCCGGAGCAGGCCACCGGCGGCGCGGTGGACGCGCGCGCCGACCTGTACGCGGTCGGGCTCATCGCCTGGCGGATGCTGGCGGGGCATCACCCGTTCACCGCGCCCGACGCGCGCGGCCTGCTCATGAAGCAGGCCACCGCGCCGGTGCCGCCGCTCGCCGGGGCGCGCCCGGAGCTCGCCGCCTGGCCGGAGCTGGTGGCGGTGGTGGCCCGCGCCTGCGAGAAGGAGCCGGCCGCGCGGCCCGCCAGCGCGGCCGAGCTGGGCGAGGCGCTCGCGGCCGCGCTCGGCCCCGCCTTCGCCCTGCCGCCCGGCGCGACGCCCGCGCCCTCCCCGCCCCCGCTCGCCTCCGCCGAGTTCGAGCTGGTCGCGCCCGAGACCCTGACCCCGGCGGTCGCGCCGCCCCGCACGCTCACGCTGCCCGGCGCGTCGGCCTTCGCCGTGCCCGGCCCGCTCGACCGGGTGCGCGCCCGTGCCGCCGGCGCGCTGTCCCGCGCCGCCGGAGCGCTCGCCTGGGCGCGGACCGCCGCCCGCCCCGCGCTCGACGCGCTCGGGCGTCGCGCCGCGGCCTCCGCGCGCGCCCACCCCCGCCGCGCCGCCGCGGTGGCCGGCGCGGGCCTCCTGGCGCTCGCGCTCGCGGGCGGCATCGCCTGGGCCCGGGCGCGCCCGGCCGCCGAGGCGCGCGCGCACCTCGCGGCGGGCCGGCCCGCCGAGGCGAGGAGCGCGCTCGAGGCGGCGCTGCGGCGGCGCCCGGACGATCCGGAGCTGCTCCTCCTGCACGGGCGCGCCCTGCACCGGCTGCCGGGCCGGGCCGCGGACGGCGTGGAGGCCTACCAGGCGGCGCGCGAGGCGGGCGTGCTCGACGCCGAGGCCCGCTCCGACCTGGCGCGGGACCTCGGGGGCGAGCGCAGCCTCGCCGATCGCGCCGCGCGCCTGCTCCGCGACGAGGGCGCGCGCGCCGTCCCGGTGCTCGCGGGCGCGGCGGCGGCGGGGACGGGCGTGCAGCGGCTGCGCGCGCTGGCGGTGCTGCGCGACCTGGGCGCCGAGGAGGAGGTGGAGCGGCAGGCGGCCTATGGCGCGCTCCTCTCCGACCCGGAGTGCGACGTGCGCCGCGCCGCCGCCCGGCGGCTGGGCGAGCTGGCCGATCCCGCCGCGCTGCCCCGGCTCCGCGAGGCCGCCGCGGCCCGCACCGAGCGGCGCGGCCTGTTCGGCCTCACCAGCACCCGGGTCCCGGTCTGCGGCGCGCCGGAGGCGGCCGAGGCCGTCCGCCGCATCGAGGCGGCGCAGTAG
- a CDS encoding inorganic diphosphatase has protein sequence MTDLARLPPRDERGALRVVVESPRGASLKLKYDAELGVVTVSRPLPLGLAYPYDWGFIPGTRAPDGDPVDALVYWDAVSFPGVVVPCRAVGVVRLEQDSRSNGRVRNDRILAVPVKHPRGDDLRSPDDLPARVRDEIAQFFLSAIFFEPKNPALLGWGGPEEAERLVDGCTRALAAVIRRRS, from the coding sequence ATGACCGACCTCGCCCGGCTCCCTCCGCGCGACGAGCGCGGCGCGCTGCGCGTGGTGGTGGAGTCGCCGCGCGGTGCAAGCCTGAAGCTGAAGTACGACGCGGAGCTGGGCGTGGTGACGGTGTCGCGCCCGCTGCCGCTCGGGCTCGCCTACCCGTACGACTGGGGGTTCATCCCGGGCACGCGCGCGCCGGACGGCGACCCGGTGGACGCCCTCGTCTACTGGGACGCGGTGAGCTTCCCCGGGGTGGTGGTGCCGTGCCGCGCCGTGGGCGTGGTGCGCCTGGAGCAGGACTCGAGGTCGAACGGCCGGGTGCGCAACGACCGCATCCTGGCCGTCCCGGTGAAGCACCCGCGGGGCGACGACCTCCGCTCGCCGGACGACCTGCCCGCGCGGGTCCGCGACGAGATCGCGCAGTTCTTCCTCTCCGCGATCTTCTTCGAGCCGAAGAACCCGGCGCTGCTGGGCTGGGGCGGGCCGGAGGAGGCCGAGCGCCTGGTGGACGGCTGCACGCGCGCGCTCGCGGCCGTGATCCGGCGCCGCTCCTGA
- a CDS encoding putative signal transducing protein: MHENQELVPVASFESLSEAEVALGLLEAEGIEAVVQDRPLASLLPPIALANGGLVLLVLPDELEKAREVLATPDAAGTEDAPLAE, from the coding sequence ATGCACGAGAACCAGGAGCTCGTCCCGGTGGCGTCGTTCGAGAGCCTCTCCGAGGCCGAGGTGGCGCTCGGGTTGCTCGAGGCGGAGGGGATCGAGGCGGTGGTGCAGGACCGGCCGCTCGCGTCGCTGCTCCCGCCGATCGCGCTCGCGAACGGCGGGCTGGTGCTGCTCGTGCTGCCCGACGAGCTGGAGAAGGCGCGCGAGGTGCTCGCGACGCCGGACGCGGCCGGCACCGAGGACGCGCCGCTCGCGGAGTGA
- a CDS encoding leucyl aminopeptidase: MSRGIERIAVKAAGAAPAEAEADALALPVFEDEVRGAGAGAVKDLDRLLDGALLAAARAERFAGKAGQELSLATLGRARAGRVVLMGMGPRAKALEAWARDGYEALRAAAGKAARGAGKAGARRLALAAPALDGDALPGAARALAEGALLGSYQFTRYKKDDPARPSGVAEVAVLVPPSLERARAVKDALDVARRIAGAVAWARDLVNLGPADCTPELLARAAAEVARRAGLAVEVRGPKEIQALKMGMFLGVTRGSAEPPRLVKVSWIPRGAAGRKAPVVLVGKAITFDSGGLSLKPTESMVTMNTDMAGSAAVLGAMQVIAALKPPFPVHAVLGACENMPGGRAYKPSDVLVAHDGQTVEITNTDAEGRLVLGDVLSWAADTLKPAAMIDVATLTGACMVALGNGTAGLFGPEGPVADGVLAAARAAGEDVWRLPMTEALKEQLKSDRADLKNTGDRWGGAITAAHFLHAFAKETPWAHLDIAGPSHTGKEQGYVAKGATGFAVRTLVEFVRAWKA, encoded by the coding sequence ATGTCCCGAGGCATCGAGCGGATCGCGGTGAAGGCGGCAGGGGCGGCGCCGGCGGAGGCGGAGGCCGACGCGCTGGCGCTGCCGGTGTTCGAGGACGAGGTCCGCGGCGCCGGGGCCGGCGCGGTGAAGGACCTCGACCGCCTGCTGGACGGCGCCCTCCTCGCCGCCGCCCGCGCCGAGCGGTTCGCCGGCAAGGCCGGCCAGGAGCTGTCGCTCGCGACGCTCGGACGCGCCCGGGCAGGCCGCGTGGTGCTCATGGGGATGGGGCCGCGCGCGAAGGCGCTCGAGGCCTGGGCGCGAGACGGGTACGAGGCGCTGCGGGCCGCCGCGGGCAAGGCGGCGCGCGGCGCGGGGAAGGCCGGCGCGCGCAGGCTCGCGCTCGCCGCGCCGGCGCTGGACGGGGACGCGCTCCCCGGCGCCGCCCGCGCGCTCGCCGAGGGCGCGCTCCTCGGCTCCTACCAGTTCACCCGCTACAAGAAGGACGATCCGGCGCGGCCGTCCGGCGTCGCCGAGGTGGCGGTGCTGGTGCCGCCGTCGCTGGAGCGCGCCCGCGCGGTGAAGGACGCGCTCGACGTCGCCCGCCGGATCGCGGGCGCGGTGGCCTGGGCGCGCGACCTCGTGAACCTGGGCCCGGCGGACTGCACGCCGGAGCTGCTCGCGCGCGCGGCCGCCGAGGTGGCGCGGCGCGCCGGCCTCGCGGTGGAGGTGCGCGGGCCGAAGGAGATCCAGGCGCTGAAGATGGGGATGTTCCTCGGCGTCACCCGCGGCTCCGCGGAGCCGCCGCGCCTCGTGAAGGTGAGCTGGATCCCGCGCGGCGCCGCCGGACGGAAGGCGCCGGTGGTGCTGGTGGGCAAGGCCATCACCTTCGACTCGGGCGGGCTCTCGCTGAAGCCCACCGAGAGCATGGTCACCATGAACACCGACATGGCGGGCAGCGCCGCGGTGCTCGGCGCGATGCAGGTGATCGCCGCGCTGAAGCCGCCGTTCCCGGTGCACGCGGTGCTGGGCGCCTGCGAGAACATGCCGGGCGGGCGCGCCTACAAGCCGTCGGACGTGCTGGTGGCGCACGACGGGCAGACCGTCGAGATCACCAACACCGACGCGGAGGGGCGGCTGGTGCTCGGGGACGTCCTCTCCTGGGCGGCGGACACCCTGAAGCCCGCGGCGATGATCGACGTCGCCACGCTCACCGGCGCGTGCATGGTGGCGCTCGGCAACGGCACCGCCGGCCTGTTCGGCCCGGAGGGCCCGGTCGCCGACGGCGTGCTCGCGGCCGCGCGCGCGGCCGGCGAGGACGTCTGGCGCCTGCCCATGACCGAGGCGCTGAAGGAGCAGCTCAAGAGCGACCGCGCCGACCTGAAGAACACCGGCGATCGCTGGGGCGGCGCCATCACCGCCGCGCACTTCCTCCACGCGTTCGCGAAGGAGACGCCCTGGGCGCACCTCGACATCGCCGGGCCTTCCCACACCGGGAAGGAGCAGGGCTACGTCGCGAAGGGCGCGACCGGGTTCGCGGTCCGCACGCTGGTCGAGTTCGTGCGCGCCTGGAAGGCGTGA